The following proteins are encoded in a genomic region of Gadus macrocephalus chromosome 19, ASM3116895v1:
- the grp gene encoding gastrin-releasing peptide: MGDECVSFSWTYRQLLPMLLILGTFSCMGQCSQSPPALLSKSYPRGNHWAVGHLMGRKSVEMLPEPPVYEQDGDDPLTSLERKETPLEQPQHPSALDRDVFGSSPANRRLQGPHGADRRHLERTRSREEVRVKPLREMPNLLLLGLHLKNGGST; encoded by the exons ATGGGCGACGAGTGTGTTAGCTTTTCGTGGACTTACAGACAACTTCTACCAATGTTACTGATACTGGGAACGTTCAGTTGTATGGGGCAGTGTTCACAGAGTCCACCAGCTCTCCTCAGTAAATCTTACCCTCGAGGGAACCACTGGGCAGTGG GTCATTTAATGGGGAGGAAGAGCGTTGAGATGTTGCCTGAACCTCCGGTATACGAACAGGACGGAGACGATCCACTGACCTCCTTGGAACGAAAGGAGACACCGCTGGAGCAGCCGCAGCACCCCTCCGCACTAGACCGGGACGTGTTCGGGTCAAGTCCCGCCAACCGGAGACTTCAGGGGCCCCACGGCGCCGACAGACGCCACCTGGAGAGGACGAGATCGAGGGAAGAGGTTCGGGTCAAACCCCTGAGAGAG aTGCCGAACTTGCTGCTGCTTGGTTTACACCTGAAGAATGGGGGTTCCACATGA